In Candidatus Peregrinibacteria bacterium, one DNA window encodes the following:
- a CDS encoding carboxypeptidase regulatory-like domain-containing protein — MGKIVNSLFFRKVTSVIGIFAIINSMIVAVPTAYAVPEAVDPATANYIAIDPDIGGGDRSTITVGFTEPLTDANSILCGQGFPPTNCYDPEGVTLDGGVWKNGATASSVFQSPSDATQLIVIFSTNNVIEGEGSTIKFNNFGGIESEQTFIPNYVAPDVETSISAVNLVDQDTTVFGLGGDDFFTSWTNASQSAPTGFTQNRVYVVPDATDLTAANVDTVGCGGSSCDAHMFFNSWSFTSGTLSSFYSADSAGGEWDEATPYKACIVTTATTSEIKCSSASSVTSDDVEDDDAPFVDHFPVHTAIKDGSNDVNIYASINDAHTPLSAFNNIGDGGYFKLKYFSEGNWDSSLNGVQVNGSLFKFTVPFDSIPAVDSTFSYYLVAADTDGNADVICGDFSASTEAECQSAPFVANVISGDTTVTVSGTVKDFNDNNIEDATVIPGGLAAPSAVATTDVDGTYIISGVPAQNAYDFAAFKLGYCESVRFEIVGASDKTGVDMFINDNACVNNSDPGQGGSDRPFVMETIPWPGQFNVSPSTNITVFMSKDMGSTTINDSDPTDADDNIYLTPDDGTTKIAGTVIYCANSEALGQACAEAIEENQTDAIVFNPTSSLTAGMYTLVLKQGVLDNAGRSIDGSRSDGGHELNFSVGSGVFDAEAMTNFGQSGAYMPPYVESITPPPGIMSPTNTKFVIKFNDALDPATVTSNSVQFLNSNNEAVTATRSVSSDGRRVTLSPSTALSAGEYSVIVKGSVSTVNGITMLDPANVASTAFEAPITVGSNADSTAPTVYASIADGGIIPVNEPLRFGFSEFMAEGTLTSSSGGITLKRGNTNISFTTAYDPASSELVVQPTYVLPPSTAVTVTFVNPTVTDLQGNVMASTIYNYTTGAVDSVSPATNGNSGCDDYKCRISFTETMRHGAQTDSNYSSSVLKPANFNLVVGDTIDLAAEGVTFTYQDGGVDINGLNLFGRIGDSFTMTVTGVQDLSGNSIATANDQNKVYGTIQNSSNTFGSFGGDHVAMFGPPTAGGGGVGTAFNAGASDQMGGFSFADVFGGSATMVFPSNPMAGIDADVMQIRFSPEAVLQDADQIVITFPTTTVVTAAKPDAWSPYKLDFNEQWGEGTITFDNDFDTDGVSNDSQRKVVTVQLDITGTPDANDSYTIDLKGIVNPTIPKGPSTSGYTANVKVLRGNTEISNSTSMPYYIEQAGDNTLTVNVYAGNQGAPDNVAGDVFIHGWGPTGSMSREVTLASGIISQVNNVNASTVSYASLPDGCYNIGTEPFVTLGGTDYFGEGFAEPICLEGGETVNHDIILANAANTAGATLTVKLAGIDFEGEDVEIFAVGPGRSVVKSLMALDAADPDGYTLKLPANGNWFIGVGPSMPKGSMGAPKALPGVSPSNMEIRVSNIDSTPVIKQGFQPGPGVTFDDVTDTVTFTFAAADKTVSGTIKDGDNNAISGVDVGLHSQGFGMGVFTQTANDGTFSLSVSELGSYELEAHKWGLPSVNKHIEIRAGNPPTIHFKGKQITGGNPLVIKMKKADYSISGKVLDASGSAISWSPVRATDENGSAVYGGTDESGNYMLFVGAGTWTVKAELPPDKSEECGTYSKTVTVTNESKSSQNLEPSATTCYTLSGTVTIAGSAMANGSVMIEEWDTVNSRPAGGVFRPTTTNSSGVYSAKVSGSKTYRVSTWDPTYGEVSSTVAIMSANATKNLTSASAANNTFSFTGLDEAKLENLEGFIELENTSTGERKFENIKDFSESKIVKGLGDEFNYRLNIYGVGDYTGTVSANAIEVIDFSATITDIITYSGTITDDNGDPIPNAAVTLDSTISSVVRTAVTDANGDYSVDVRDGTYQVSASLANHLPSARVSVTLNADSADNDISLIKADATIEGTIYKWDGSTPADSGFVTATNTSTGAKITVPIDGTDGSYSVPVSDGDWSIIAGGVVAHDKKTGDTIAVAGADDIGNNITLTANANKTNSSAVKSVAANAGGTVDDTANTGVRVTTGGRVLTTGNSNVNITIEKNYEAGDTSNNLTLGNVGFELTAVDSSQSYSDFSGNVNLQISYADLLTDLPAGASESDLKLAYYSTEKGEYIPVEGGYTVDTANNVVTANTNHFTTFALVVPASSVSSSSSGVSGSSSSRRATSEVALIDGEEVVVEECVTSAVEAAEDESAAEAAAAECLPADDSDIATVEEEKSYTEVDEEAGTVTYLVPPSDTYEVTFTDMVNHWSEEIISDLAGRGIVDGYVIDNHTEFKPDKGMTRAELVKAIVRAMELPIPLDFTAVDLGYYDVRSDSLYAPYIYAAQKAGIVDRAATFRPNAIVNRAEALKIILIGAKVDLMDYPDGMLLPFGDVMRDAWFRNNLKYAFFHGIIGGYDVDGKKEFRGANTVTRAEASKMISKVFSFEDEISLGDMLKASFFRMFR; from the coding sequence ATGGGTAAAATTGTAAACTCTTTGTTCTTTAGGAAAGTAACTTCCGTAATCGGTATTTTTGCGATCATAAATTCTATGATAGTTGCGGTACCGACGGCTTACGCTGTCCCTGAGGCTGTGGATCCGGCAACCGCAAACTATATCGCGATCGACCCGGATATAGGAGGAGGAGACAGATCAACCATTACGGTTGGCTTCACGGAACCTCTTACGGACGCTAATAGTATTCTATGTGGCCAGGGTTTTCCTCCGACAAATTGTTATGATCCGGAGGGTGTCACTTTGGACGGAGGTGTGTGGAAGAACGGTGCAACTGCCAGTTCGGTGTTCCAAAGTCCGAGTGACGCGACGCAACTTATCGTGATTTTCAGTACGAATAATGTGATCGAAGGCGAAGGATCCACCATTAAATTTAATAATTTCGGAGGCATAGAGTCCGAGCAAACATTTATTCCGAATTACGTTGCTCCCGATGTGGAGACTTCGATCAGTGCCGTAAACTTAGTGGATCAAGATACGACAGTATTCGGATTGGGCGGAGATGATTTTTTTACCAGTTGGACGAATGCGTCTCAGAGCGCACCTACGGGTTTCACTCAAAACCGAGTCTATGTTGTGCCGGACGCCACGGATTTGACCGCGGCGAACGTTGATACCGTGGGCTGTGGAGGAAGCTCGTGTGATGCGCATATGTTTTTTAATTCATGGTCGTTTACTTCGGGTACATTGTCGTCTTTTTATTCTGCGGACAGCGCCGGTGGCGAGTGGGATGAGGCTACGCCTTACAAAGCTTGTATAGTGACAACGGCGACGACAAGTGAAATCAAATGTTCGAGTGCTTCCTCTGTAACATCGGATGATGTTGAGGATGACGACGCACCGTTCGTGGATCATTTCCCCGTACATACGGCGATTAAGGACGGTTCGAACGATGTAAATATATATGCGTCGATAAACGATGCACACACCCCCTTATCGGCATTTAACAATATCGGTGACGGAGGCTATTTCAAACTGAAATACTTTTCCGAAGGTAACTGGGATTCATCCTTGAACGGAGTTCAAGTAAACGGATCTTTGTTCAAGTTTACGGTGCCATTTGATTCCATACCGGCTGTTGATTCGACCTTCAGCTACTATCTGGTCGCAGCCGATACGGACGGAAATGCTGACGTGATTTGTGGAGATTTCTCGGCATCGACGGAAGCCGAGTGTCAGAGTGCTCCTTTTGTTGCGAATGTGATTTCAGGGGACACTACTGTAACCGTTAGCGGAACTGTGAAAGATTTTAACGATAATAATATTGAGGATGCGACAGTCATACCGGGAGGTTTGGCGGCGCCATCGGCGGTCGCGACCACCGATGTAGACGGCACTTACATCATTTCGGGTGTACCTGCCCAAAACGCGTATGATTTCGCAGCGTTCAAGTTGGGATACTGTGAGAGCGTGCGATTTGAAATTGTTGGCGCGTCGGATAAAACAGGTGTGGATATGTTTATAAATGATAATGCATGTGTAAATAACAGCGACCCAGGACAAGGTGGTTCGGACAGACCGTTTGTTATGGAAACCATACCTTGGCCCGGACAGTTTAATGTTTCTCCTTCTACGAATATAACGGTTTTTATGAGTAAAGATATGGGTTCGACAACGATCAATGATTCGGATCCGACGGATGCGGATGACAATATTTATCTTACACCCGATGATGGTACGACAAAGATAGCGGGTACAGTGATATATTGTGCGAACAGTGAAGCTCTGGGTCAGGCATGTGCTGAAGCTATCGAAGAAAATCAAACGGATGCGATTGTCTTCAATCCTACTTCGAGCCTGACAGCCGGAATGTATACACTTGTTTTGAAACAAGGCGTGCTGGACAATGCCGGAAGATCGATAGACGGTAGCAGGTCCGACGGAGGTCATGAACTCAACTTTTCGGTGGGTTCCGGTGTGTTTGATGCCGAGGCTATGACGAATTTCGGACAAAGCGGTGCTTATATGCCTCCGTACGTGGAATCTATAACTCCGCCTCCGGGTATTATGTCTCCGACAAATACGAAATTCGTTATAAAGTTCAATGACGCCCTCGACCCTGCAACGGTGACCTCCAATTCGGTTCAATTTTTGAATTCGAACAATGAAGCCGTTACCGCCACAAGAAGTGTCTCGAGCGATGGAAGGCGTGTAACTTTAAGTCCTTCGACTGCGCTTTCGGCCGGTGAATACAGTGTGATTGTGAAGGGAAGCGTCTCAACTGTGAACGGAATTACGATGCTTGATCCGGCCAATGTCGCGAGTACGGCTTTTGAAGCTCCGATAACCGTAGGTTCGAATGCGGATTCGACTGCGCCAACGGTTTATGCTTCCATAGCAGACGGTGGTATTATTCCTGTAAATGAGCCACTTCGGTTCGGGTTCTCCGAGTTCATGGCCGAGGGGACTTTGACTTCCTCCAGCGGAGGTATAACTTTGAAAAGAGGTAATACGAATATCTCGTTCACCACGGCTTACGATCCGGCGAGTTCTGAATTGGTCGTTCAGCCGACTTATGTTTTGCCACCGAGTACCGCCGTTACGGTTACATTTGTTAATCCGACCGTTACGGATCTTCAGGGGAATGTTATGGCTTCAACGATTTACAATTACACCACGGGTGCGGTTGATTCGGTATCTCCGGCGACGAACGGTAATAGTGGATGTGACGATTACAAATGTAGAATCTCATTTACGGAAACTATGAGGCACGGTGCTCAGACGGATTCGAATTATTCAAGTAGTGTGCTCAAGCCTGCGAACTTTAATTTGGTAGTGGGTGATACGATTGATTTGGCCGCGGAGGGTGTTACCTTCACTTATCAAGATGGCGGAGTCGATATCAATGGACTTAATCTTTTCGGAAGAATCGGGGACTCGTTTACCATGACGGTTACCGGCGTGCAGGATCTTTCCGGAAATTCGATTGCGACGGCGAACGATCAAAACAAGGTATACGGAACAATACAGAATTCATCAAATACATTCGGCTCGTTCGGAGGTGATCATGTTGCCATGTTCGGTCCTCCGACAGCCGGAGGAGGGGGGGTCGGTACGGCATTCAATGCCGGTGCCAGCGACCAAATGGGAGGGTTCTCATTTGCCGATGTTTTCGGCGGTAGCGCCACAATGGTGTTTCCGTCCAATCCTATGGCCGGAATTGATGCCGATGTAATGCAGATTAGATTCTCACCGGAAGCGGTACTTCAAGACGCCGATCAAATTGTTATTACATTTCCTACCACCACAGTGGTGACCGCTGCGAAACCTGATGCATGGTCTCCATATAAGCTGGACTTCAATGAACAGTGGGGAGAAGGAACGATAACATTCGATAATGATTTCGATACGGACGGAGTGTCCAACGATAGCCAGAGAAAGGTGGTGACTGTTCAATTGGACATAACAGGTACGCCGGATGCCAATGATTCTTATACTATTGACTTGAAAGGAATAGTGAATCCAACCATCCCAAAGGGCCCTTCGACTTCCGGATATACGGCGAACGTGAAGGTGCTCAGAGGAAATACGGAAATTTCCAACTCGACAAGTATGCCTTATTACATTGAGCAAGCGGGAGATAACACCTTGACGGTAAATGTTTATGCGGGTAACCAAGGTGCTCCGGACAACGTTGCCGGAGATGTATTTATCCATGGTTGGGGACCTACGGGTTCAATGAGTCGTGAGGTGACCTTGGCATCCGGTATTATCTCACAGGTGAACAATGTGAACGCCTCGACAGTATCGTATGCGTCGCTTCCGGACGGATGTTACAATATAGGTACGGAACCGTTTGTAACTTTGGGCGGTACGGACTACTTTGGAGAGGGGTTCGCGGAGCCGATTTGTCTTGAGGGCGGAGAAACCGTAAATCATGATATCATTCTTGCGAACGCCGCAAATACTGCCGGTGCGACGCTTACCGTGAAACTTGCGGGTATTGACTTCGAAGGAGAGGATGTCGAGATCTTTGCCGTAGGGCCTGGTAGATCCGTGGTGAAATCGTTGATGGCGCTTGACGCCGCTGATCCGGATGGTTATACATTAAAACTCCCTGCGAACGGTAACTGGTTCATAGGAGTCGGTCCTAGTATGCCAAAAGGTTCCATGGGCGCGCCAAAAGCTCTTCCGGGAGTATCTCCTTCAAATATGGAGATAAGAGTAAGTAATATAGATTCGACTCCGGTTATAAAACAAGGTTTTCAGCCGGGGCCTGGTGTAACTTTCGATGATGTTACCGATACGGTTACATTTACATTTGCGGCCGCTGACAAAACTGTAAGCGGTACGATCAAAGATGGAGACAATAACGCTATTTCCGGTGTTGATGTGGGACTTCACAGTCAAGGATTCGGTATGGGGGTATTTACCCAAACGGCAAATGACGGTACGTTCTCACTCAGCGTTTCCGAGCTCGGATCATACGAATTGGAAGCTCATAAATGGGGTCTTCCTTCGGTTAACAAGCATATTGAAATACGCGCCGGCAATCCTCCTACTATACACTTTAAAGGTAAACAAATTACAGGTGGCAACCCGCTTGTAATCAAGATGAAAAAAGCCGATTACAGCATATCCGGTAAGGTGCTTGATGCGAGCGGATCGGCTATATCGTGGTCGCCGGTGAGGGCTACGGATGAGAACGGTTCCGCCGTTTACGGCGGAACGGATGAGTCCGGTAATTACATGTTATTCGTCGGTGCCGGTACATGGACTGTGAAAGCCGAACTGCCTCCGGACAAATCCGAAGAGTGTGGTACGTATTCGAAGACTGTGACGGTGACAAACGAAAGCAAATCAAGCCAGAATCTTGAGCCGAGCGCGACCACTTGTTACACGCTTAGCGGTACCGTAACGATTGCGGGAAGCGCGATGGCGAACGGGTCTGTGATGATCGAGGAGTGGGATACCGTCAATAGTCGTCCTGCGGGAGGGGTGTTCAGACCGACTACCACAAATTCATCGGGTGTATATAGCGCGAAAGTATCGGGAAGCAAGACGTATCGAGTCTCGACATGGGATCCGACTTATGGTGAAGTTTCTTCCACCGTGGCCATAATGTCCGCAAATGCGACTAAGAATCTTACAAGCGCTTCAGCGGCGAACAACACATTCTCCTTCACAGGTTTGGACGAAGCTAAACTTGAAAATCTTGAAGGATTTATCGAACTTGAAAATACTTCGACTGGTGAAAGGAAATTTGAAAATATCAAGGATTTCAGTGAGTCGAAAATTGTCAAAGGCCTCGGTGACGAATTCAATTACAGATTGAATATATACGGAGTCGGGGATTATACGGGCACGGTATCCGCGAACGCAATTGAAGTTATAGATTTTTCCGCTACGATTACGGATATAATAACATATTCCGGAACTATCACGGATGACAATGGGGATCCGATTCCGAACGCGGCCGTGACATTGGACTCTACTATAAGCAGTGTCGTGCGAACCGCGGTAACGGATGCAAACGGTGATTATAGCGTTGACGTGAGAGATGGAACTTACCAAGTATCGGCAAGTCTGGCAAATCATTTGCCGAGTGCCAGGGTATCGGTAACATTGAATGCAGATAGCGCCGATAATGATATCAGTCTTATCAAAGCCGATGCGACGATAGAAGGTACGATCTACAAATGGGATGGTTCAACGCCTGCCGATTCGGGATTTGTGACAGCTACAAACACCTCTACCGGAGCGAAAATCACCGTTCCGATTGATGGAACGGATGGTTCGTACAGTGTGCCGGTCAGTGATGGTGATTGGTCTATAATAGCGGGTGGAGTTGTTGCGCATGACAAAAAAACCGGAGATACGATAGCTGTAGCCGGAGCGGACGATATCGGAAATAACATTACTCTTACGGCTAACGCCAACAAGACAAATTCGAGCGCGGTTAAATCGGTCGCGGCGAATGCAGGTGGTACTGTGGACGACACCGCCAATACCGGTGTTAGGGTAACGACCGGAGGAAGAGTGCTTACGACAGGTAATTCAAACGTTAACATAACAATTGAGAAAAACTACGAAGCAGGTGATACGTCGAATAATCTCACACTCGGTAACGTTGGATTTGAATTGACTGCGGTGGATTCATCGCAAAGTTATTCGGATTTTAGCGGTAACGTAAATCTTCAGATAAGCTATGCCGACCTTTTGACGGATCTTCCGGCCGGAGCATCGGAATCCGATTTGAAGCTCGCATATTATTCTACTGAAAAAGGTGAATATATACCGGTGGAAGGGGGATATACGGTTGATACTGCCAATAACGTGGTAACGGCAAATACAAACCACTTTACGACATTTGCACTTGTTGTACCGGCATCATCGGTGTCCTCAAGCTCAAGTGGAGTGAGTGGTAGTTCGTCATCACGTCGAGCAACTAGTGAAGTTGCACTAATCGATGGTGAAGAAGTCGTAGTGGAAGAGTGCGTGACTTCGGCGGTGGAGGCCGCGGAAGACGAATCGGCGGCTGAAGCCGCCGCGGCGGAATGTCTGCCTGCGGACGACTCGGACATCGCAACCGTGGAAGAAGAAAAATCCTATACCGAAGTTGATGAAGAAGCAGGTACGGTTACATACCTTGTACCACCTTCAGATACTTATGAAGTTACATTTACCGACATGGTTAATCACTGGTCGGAAGAGATCATTTCAGACCTTGCGGGTCGTGGTATAGTTGACGGATACGTCATCGATAACCATACAGAGTTTAAGCCTGACAAAGGTATGACTCGTGCAGAGCTTGTAAAAGCGATTGTACGTGCTATGGAGCTACCCATCCCGCTAGACTTTACC
- a CDS encoding ArsB/NhaD family transporter, translated as MLLPALIFIAIFVLIIFEVYDKAILASLGAILMIAFGVIDFHQAIESIEFETIILLMSMMLLVEVSRESGIFSWLTVKMARYSKGNPLLIFLLFSLTTAFLSAFLDNVTTIVLIVPVTISLVKGMGRDPKPYIIAEILFSNIGGTLTLIGDPPNIIIGGAVKLSFIQFIQNLWLPVLASLTVIILIFVTTHWKNHFKPIASDLRKLFLSHVLIRKIAYKFLHIELSRVFMIKSISVIILTILGFFFQKSLGVNVGVIAFSGAILLLLISSKEVKFEHSLRKVEWATLLFFCGLFVMVGAIEHVGLLEKISDMILQLSDGKYITLLLTVLWVSGFTSMILDNIPFVTLMIPVIFSIQAQIDPNVDASLLWWALSLGACLGGNGTMIGASANVIGLDLAKKDNVHISFLQFFKYGFPLTILSLGLSSAYLFYRVMI; from the coding sequence ATGTTACTACCTGCCCTCATATTTATCGCTATATTTGTACTGATAATATTTGAAGTGTACGATAAGGCTATATTGGCTTCGCTAGGTGCTATTTTGATGATCGCCTTTGGTGTAATCGACTTTCATCAGGCTATAGAAAGTATCGAATTTGAAACAATTATCCTGCTCATGTCGATGATGCTTCTTGTGGAGGTTTCTCGAGAATCAGGGATTTTTTCCTGGCTGACAGTCAAAATGGCAAGGTATTCCAAGGGGAATCCACTGCTTATATTTTTACTCTTTTCGCTTACTACAGCGTTTTTGTCAGCATTCCTGGACAATGTGACAACTATAGTACTCATAGTGCCCGTTACTATTTCTTTGGTCAAAGGCATGGGTAGAGATCCAAAACCATATATCATCGCTGAAATACTTTTTTCAAATATTGGAGGTACTCTAACCCTTATCGGTGATCCACCTAATATAATCATCGGTGGAGCGGTGAAATTAAGCTTTATTCAGTTCATACAAAATTTGTGGTTACCTGTACTCGCGTCATTGACAGTTATTATTTTGATATTTGTAACAACCCATTGGAAAAACCATTTCAAGCCGATCGCATCAGATTTGAGGAAATTGTTTTTGAGCCATGTGCTGATTCGTAAAATCGCATATAAATTTCTTCATATAGAGCTAAGTCGAGTATTTATGATCAAATCCATATCAGTTATTATACTTACGATACTAGGATTTTTCTTCCAAAAATCTCTCGGTGTTAATGTCGGAGTAATTGCATTTTCCGGAGCGATCCTTCTCCTGCTTATATCTTCCAAAGAAGTAAAGTTTGAGCATTCTCTCAGAAAAGTTGAGTGGGCAACCCTACTCTTTTTCTGCGGATTATTTGTAATGGTCGGCGCTATAGAACATGTGGGATTACTAGAGAAAATCAGCGATATGATTTTGCAACTTTCGGATGGTAAATATATCACTTTACTTCTTACTGTACTTTGGGTTTCAGGCTTTACCTCTATGATACTCGACAATATACCTTTCGTAACTTTAATGATCCCTGTGATTTTTAGCATCCAAGCTCAGATCGATCCAAATGTCGATGCATCACTACTCTGGTGGGCGCTCTCACTCGGAGCTTGTCTCGGAGGAAATGGAACTATGATAGGAGCTTCTGCCAACGTCATAGGTCTTGATCTTGCAAAAAAAGATAATGTGCATATTTCATTCCTACAGTTTTTTAAATATGGATTCCCTCTGACTATACTGTCCCTCGGACTATCTTCCGCTTACTTATTTTATCGCGTAATGATTTAG
- a CDS encoding HNH endonuclease signature motif containing protein has translation MKNITSTIENFSDEKLLSLCKKYGTQTILWRRKFIGLLPEVNRRQLFVKKGFASIFEFGKRMAGLSENQIRLAINIEKRFEDKPTLKAVFSEGALSINKLARIVSIANPENEEFLAQSAKVLSNRSLEVFVKDIKLASTLRSQNGLFEPRIDPKSLHVQTSAEAKLRHLGGRDELSEEVERVTVMKFGLSDEVVGKLNELHSKGHDVNEILLEMLEKREVEIEQEKAEIGEIVRAKEEGRKAYMGKPAEHIHHTIPFSLSQSHDPALLRPLCRAHHDIVHSVNSNYLAKKML, from the coding sequence ATGAAAAATATCACTTCAACTATTGAAAATTTCTCCGATGAGAAACTCCTCTCACTTTGCAAAAAATACGGCACTCAAACAATTTTGTGGCGTCGCAAATTCATAGGGCTTTTGCCGGAAGTGAATCGCCGACAACTTTTTGTAAAAAAGGGGTTCGCAAGCATTTTTGAATTTGGCAAACGCATGGCGGGACTCAGCGAAAACCAAATTCGCTTGGCTATAAATATCGAAAAACGTTTTGAAGACAAGCCGACTTTGAAGGCGGTTTTTTCGGAAGGTGCTCTCAGCATCAATAAACTCGCGAGAATTGTCTCGATTGCAAATCCTGAGAACGAAGAATTTTTGGCGCAGAGCGCCAAAGTTTTATCAAACCGATCCCTCGAAGTTTTCGTCAAAGACATTAAACTCGCCTCTACCTTGCGAAGCCAAAATGGCTTATTTGAGCCACGAATCGACCCAAAAAGTCTGCACGTGCAGACCTCTGCCGAAGCGAAGCTGCGGCATTTGGGCGGACGAGATGAGTTGAGTGAGGAAGTTGAACGAGTGACGGTGATGAAATTCGGGTTGAGCGATGAGGTAGTGGGCAAGTTAAATGAACTGCATTCAAAAGGTCATGATGTGAATGAGATTCTTTTGGAAATGCTTGAGAAAAGAGAAGTGGAGATAGAGCAAGAGAAAGCCGAAATCGGAGAGATCGTGAGGGCGAAAGAAGAGGGAAGAAAAGCGTATATGGGGAAGCCGGCTGAACACATCCATCACACGATTCCGTTTTCATTGAGCCAAAGTCATGATCCGGCATTGTTGAGACCACTTTGTCGAGCTCATCATGATATTGTGCACAGTGTAAATTCGAATTATTTGGCAAAGAAAATGCTGTGA